CTACGACAAAACCGGGTCGCAACTCTTTGAGGCCATCTGTGCCCTAGAGGAGTACTACCTGACCCGCACTGAAATCGATATTTTACGAACCTATGCCGATGACATTGCCGCGATCGCCCAGAATGGTGTACTGGTAGAATTTGGCAGTGGCAGTAGTCAAAAAGTGCGAATTCTGTTGGATGCGGCATCTTCGATCCATACCTACGTCGCGCTTGACATTTCCAAGCGTCATCTCTACGAGTCGTGCGTAGAGCTGGTCTCTGAATACGCGAATTTAGAGGCGATCGCTATTTGCACCGACTACACCCAACCCCTGACGCTGCCTGATCTTCCAGTCTTAAGAGATCGGTCTTTGATTGGCTTTTTCCCGGGATCATCCATTGGCAATTTGGAGCCCGAAGAGGCGATCGCCTTTTTGCACAATGCCGCCCAAATTTTGCAGTCCAAGGGCAGTTTACTAATTGGCGTCGATCTGAAAAAGAGTCGGGACATCCTTGAACCTGCCTACAACGATGCCAAGGGGATCTCTGCCGCCTTTGCCCTGAACGTATTGACCCGCATGAATCGGGAACTGGGGGCAAACTTTGATCTGGCAAACTTTAGCTATGATGCGGTGTATAACGCTGAAGCTGGGCGGGTGGAGATGTACATCGTGAGTCGTTGTGATCAGGTGGTTACTATCGGTTCTCAGGTGATCTCCTTTGC
The Synechococcales cyanobacterium T60_A2020_003 DNA segment above includes these coding regions:
- the egtD gene encoding L-histidine N(alpha)-methyltransferase; this translates as MPGSCSPIADTSLPWEEAPSPKVTWFDFHPPVEDFYTEAIAGLIQSPKVISPKFLYDKTGSQLFEAICALEEYYLTRTEIDILRTYADDIAAIAQNGVLVEFGSGSSQKVRILLDAASSIHTYVALDISKRHLYESCVELVSEYANLEAIAICTDYTQPLTLPDLPVLRDRSLIGFFPGSSIGNLEPEEAIAFLHNAAQILQSKGSLLIGVDLKKSRDILEPAYNDAKGISAAFALNVLTRMNRELGANFDLANFSYDAVYNAEAGRVEMYIVSRCDQVVTIGSQVISFAAGERLRTEYSYKYTVPEFQAIAKAAGFSSSHVWIDDHQQFSIHHLQVM